One stretch of Periplaneta americana isolate PAMFEO1 chromosome 1, P.americana_PAMFEO1_priV1, whole genome shotgun sequence DNA includes these proteins:
- the LOC138700256 gene encoding dentin sialophosphoprotein-like — MFVITQLGILFLFSSLASTLPTPEQKSSVCASGVTYYADSADCNAYYQCVQGQGVLMHCAAGLHWHAEANACDWPQNANCVLGRDGDRDGSESGDSSKSSGDASTSEESVAGSDSSSSESNECPEDSNPPKCPSKDPSVSVFFPHPDKHYFYHCSNGVAYCKVCPSNLEWNTNCDTCDWPGQNNCPKSSESGDSSKSSGDASTSEESVPGSDSSSSESEPAPPPPPPEKSSESGDSSKSSGDDGTSEESVPGSDSSSSESNECPEDSNPPKCPSKDPSLSVFFPHPDKHYFYHCSNGVAYCKVCPSNLEWNTNCDTCDWPGQNNCPKSSESGDSSKSSGDDSTSEESVPGSDSSSSESEPAPPPPPPEKSSESGDSSKSSGDDGTSEESVPGSDSSSSESNECPEDSNPPKCPSKDPSLSVFFPHPDKHYFYHCSNGVAYCKVCPSNLEWNTNCDTCDWPGQNNCPKSSESGDSSKSSGDTSTSEESVPGSDSSSSESEPAPPPPPSEKSSESGDSSNSSGDDGTSEESVPGSDSSSSESNECPEDSNPPKCPSKDPSVSVFFPHPDKHYFYHCSNGVAYCKVCPSNLEWNTNCDTCDWPGQNNCPKSSESGDSSKSSGDASTSEESVPGSDSSSSESEPAPPPPPPEKSSESGDSSKSSGDDGTSEESVPGSDSSSSESNECPEDRNPPKCPSKDPALSVFFPHPDKHYFYHCSNGVAYCKACPSNLVWNTQCDTCDWPGQNNCPKSSESGDSSKSSGDDSTSEESVPGSNSSSEE, encoded by the exons ATGTTCG TTATCACACAACTTGGAATTCTCTTCTTGTTTTCCTCGCTGGCATCAACACTACCCACACCAGAGCAGAAATCCTCGGTTTGTGCCTCCGGTGTTACCTATTACGCGGATTCAGCAGACTGCAATGCCTACTACCAATGTGTTCAGGGACAAGGAGTTCTGATGCACTGTGCGGCTGGTCTTCATTGGCATGCCGAAGCAAATGCCTGTGACTGGCCACAAAATGCAAATTGTGTGTTGGGACGCGATGGTGACAGAGATGGAAGCGAAAGTGGAGATTCTAGCAAAAGCAGTGGTGATGCCAGCACCAGTGAGGAATCTGTAGCAGgcagtgatagcagcagtagcGAAAGTAACGAGTGCCCAGAAGACAGCAACCCTCCCAAATGTCCATCCAAAGATCCATCCGTATCCGTCTTCTTCCCCCACCCAGACAAACACTACTTCTACCACTGCAGTAACGGAGTAGCCTACTGTAAAGTCTGCCCTTCAAATCTGGAATGGAACACGAATTGCGATACATGTGACTGGCCCGGACAAAACAACTGTCCAAAGAGCAGCGAGAGTGGAGACAGCAGTAAGAGCAGTGGAGATGCCAGCACCAGCGAGGAATCTGTTCCAGGAAGTGATAGTAGCAGCAGCGAAAGTGAACCAGCcccacccccaccaccaccagAAAAGAGCAGCGAGAGTGGCGATAGTAGTAAGAGCAGTGGAGACGACGGCACCAGCGAGGAATCCGTTCCAGGTAGTGACAGCAGCAGTAGCGAAAGCAACGAATGTCCAGAAGACAGCAACCCTCCCAAATGTCCATCCAAAGATCCATCCCTATCCGTCTTCTTCCCCCATCCAGACAAACACTACTTCTACCACTGCAGTAACGGAGTAGCCTACTGTAAAGTTTGCCCTTCAAATCTGGAATGGAACACGAATTGCGATACATGCGACTGGCCCGGACAAAACAACTGCCCAAAGAGCAGCGAGAGTGGAGACAGCAGCAAGAGCAGTGGAGACGACAGCACCAGCGAGGAATCTGTTCCTGGCAGTGACAGCAGCAGCAGCGAAAGTGAACCAGCcccacccccaccaccaccagAAAAGAGCAGTGAGAGTGGCGACAGTAGTAAGAGCAGTGGAGACGACGGCACCAGCGAAGAATCCGTTCCTGGCAGTGACAGCAGCAGCAGTGAAAGCAACGAATGCCCAGAAGACAGCAACCCTCCCAAATGTCCATCCAAAGATCCATCCCTATCCGTCTTCTTCCCCCACCCAGACAAACACTACTTCTACCACTGCAGTAACGGAGTAGCCTACTGTAAAGTTTGCCCTTCAAATCTGGAATGGAACACGAATTGCGATACATGTGACTGGCCCGGACAAAACAACTGTCCAAAGAGCAGCGAGAGTGGAGACAGCAGTAAGAGCAGTGGAGATACCAGCACCAGCGAGGAATCTGTTCCTGGCAGTGACAGCAGCAGCAGCGAAAGTGAACCAGCCCCACCCCCACCACCATCAGAAAAGAGCAGCGAGAGTGGCGACAGTAGTAACAGCAGTGGGGATGACGGCACCAGCGAGGAATCCGTTCCTGGCAGTGACAGCAGCAGCAGTGAAAGCAACGAATGCCCAGAAGACAGCAACCCTCCCAAATGCCCATCCAAAGATCCATCCGTATCCGTCTTCTTCCCCCACCCAGACAAACACTACTTCTACCACTGCAGTAACGGAGTAGCCTACTGTAAAGTTTGCCCTTCAAATCTGGAATGGAACACGAATTGCGATACATGTGACTGGCCCGGACAAAACAACTGTCCAAAGAGCAGCGAGAGTGGAGACAGCAGTAAGAGCAGTGGAGATGCCAGCACCAGCGAGGAATCTGTTCCAGGCAGTGACAGCAGCAGCAGCGAAAGTGAACCAGCcccacccccaccaccaccagAAAAGAGCAGCGAGAGTGGCGATAGTAGTAAGAGCAGTGGAGACGACGGCACCAGCGAGGAATCTGTTCCAGGTAGTGACAGCAGCAGTAGCGAAAGCAACGAATGTCCAGAAGACAGAAACCCTCCCAAATGTCCATCCAAAGATCCCGCCTTGTCCGTTTTCTTCCCTCACCCAGACAAACACTACTTCTACCACTGCAGTAACGGAGTAGCCTACTGTAAAGCCTGTCCTTCTAATCTTGTATGGAACACGCAATGTGACACTTGCGACTGGCCCGGACAAAACAACTGCCCAAAGAGCAGCGAGAGTGGAGACAGCAGCAAGAGCAGTGGAGACGACAGCACCAGCGAGGAATCTGTTCCgggcagtaacagcagcagtgaGGAGTAA